A genome region from Labilibaculum antarcticum includes the following:
- a CDS encoding T9SS type A sorting domain-containing protein: MAWNLNQVVLEDPDRTGFASPASITSSGESNKINYGSKTQYHAYEFRNDQILCAQLHPFWPDGQETKKGWALSQVDTDTEPLGTATGEYMGRYIRDTYGTGGTTGKPQPKYVEIINEPLYWLVDHGTDQPEEIFKFHNSVAKEIRKYNPNSSIQIGGFCTAFPDFEKNDFKQWEERWKLFLDMCGDNMDYWTIHLYDFAAQGGKQKYRKGSNMEATFDMMEQYSYLSFGKVKPFMVSEFGGVSHDLKGAWSPLRDWHHMKSVNSMRMQFMERADIINKTIDFLPIKAEWGTTDVNNTYSHRLMRKENEPSSYTGDWVYTEMVKVYQLWSDVKGIRVDSKSTNPDVMTDVYVDGNKAYVILNNLEFTAVNVSLNIQGASQDLQSLKIKNLYLEGDKPVLDESVVSLDPKDFTLGAEGTMILEYTYASAIDIDETSDELKYYASTYYKPILANTPESFTISGVETGAYGEAVLRLGIGRAHGKSLHPKVMVNGVQLSVPENFRGGLQTQRESFFGVLEIPVPYPLLKANNTISVEFTEAGGYISSVAMRANEFSKEIVRAENVTVGIFDIPSSNTLENSKVKLYPNPTCSILNVELGESNDFNGFELVSLNGKVVFTSDISNLSSKLQIDVNFLSKGYYVLRLRGNTFQSFPFVKN; encoded by the coding sequence ATGGCCTGGAATTTGAATCAGGTTGTGCTTGAAGATCCCGATAGGACTGGATTTGCGAGTCCTGCCAGCATTACTTCTTCGGGAGAAAGTAATAAGATAAATTACGGGAGTAAAACTCAGTATCATGCCTATGAGTTTCGGAACGATCAGATTTTGTGTGCTCAACTTCATCCTTTCTGGCCTGATGGGCAGGAAACAAAAAAAGGATGGGCTCTTTCACAAGTAGATACAGATACAGAACCTTTAGGAACAGCTACCGGAGAATACATGGGAAGATACATTCGTGATACATATGGGACAGGAGGAACTACTGGCAAACCACAACCAAAGTATGTTGAAATTATTAATGAGCCTTTGTATTGGTTGGTTGATCACGGAACGGATCAGCCTGAAGAAATATTTAAATTTCACAATTCCGTTGCAAAAGAGATCCGAAAATACAATCCAAATTCAAGCATTCAAATTGGAGGTTTTTGCACCGCCTTTCCTGATTTTGAAAAGAATGATTTCAAGCAATGGGAAGAGCGTTGGAAGTTGTTTCTGGATATGTGCGGTGACAATATGGATTATTGGACCATTCACTTATACGATTTCGCAGCGCAAGGCGGAAAGCAAAAGTATCGAAAAGGAAGTAATATGGAAGCTACTTTTGACATGATGGAACAATACAGCTATTTGTCATTTGGTAAGGTGAAACCATTTATGGTTTCAGAGTTTGGAGGCGTATCTCATGATTTGAAAGGAGCATGGTCACCTCTTCGGGATTGGCATCATATGAAATCGGTTAATTCCATGAGAATGCAATTTATGGAGAGGGCTGATATCATCAACAAAACCATTGATTTTCTTCCTATTAAAGCAGAGTGGGGAACTACGGATGTTAATAATACTTACTCGCATAGACTAATGCGAAAAGAAAATGAACCAAGCAGTTATACCGGCGATTGGGTGTATACCGAAATGGTAAAAGTATATCAGTTGTGGTCTGATGTAAAGGGAATCCGAGTTGATTCTAAGTCTACAAACCCTGATGTTATGACGGATGTTTACGTGGATGGCAACAAGGCTTATGTGATACTGAATAACCTGGAGTTTACTGCTGTAAATGTTAGTTTGAATATTCAGGGAGCTAGTCAGGATTTACAGTCACTAAAAATAAAGAACTTGTATTTGGAGGGTGATAAACCGGTTCTGGATGAGTCTGTTGTTAGCCTTGATCCCAAAGATTTTACTTTAGGAGCTGAAGGAACAATGATTCTTGAATACACGTATGCTTCAGCAATTGATATTGATGAAACATCAGACGAGCTTAAGTATTATGCGAGTACATATTATAAGCCAATACTTGCCAACACTCCTGAATCATTCACAATTAGTGGTGTTGAAACCGGAGCATATGGAGAAGCTGTTCTTCGTTTGGGAATTGGACGTGCTCATGGAAAATCTTTACATCCCAAAGTCATGGTTAATGGAGTGCAACTTTCCGTTCCGGAAAATTTTAGAGGAGGTCTTCAGACTCAGCGAGAAAGCTTTTTTGGAGTGCTTGAAATACCTGTTCCCTATCCATTACTTAAAGCAAACAATACGATTTCTGTTGAATTTACTGAAGCAGGTGGTTACATCAGCAGTGTTGCGATGAGAGCTAATGAATTTAGCAAAGAAATTGTACGTGCCGAGAATGTTACTGTTGGAATTTTCGATATACCGTCTTCCAATACTTTGGAAAATTCGAAGGTGAAATTGTATCCAAATCCAACCTGTTCTATCCTAAACGTGGAGCTTGGAGAATCAAATGATTTTAATGGGTTCGAACTTGTTTCCTTAAATGGTAAAGTTGTTTTTACATCGGATATTTCAAATTTATCTTCCAAACTTCAAATTGATGTTAACTTTTTATCAAAAGGATATTATGTGTTAAGGCTTCGCGGAAATACTTTTCAGTCATTCCCCTTTGTTAAAAATTAA